A region from the Papaver somniferum cultivar HN1 unplaced genomic scaffold, ASM357369v1 unplaced-scaffold_125, whole genome shotgun sequence genome encodes:
- the LOC113331389 gene encoding uncharacterized protein LOC113331389, which yields MPTTPHLKTRLPIKVVASFAAALVVILLTLFRLNLKIMGQHDELEEKLFEERAALENKYQKLYETLFPKRKEYHNNSINQGLVLYYKTKLQVGLVVVMLEDLLQIFLFKSLAGVTASTAYVPVRNIHDNVIIAHEMMQYMKTTKATQGVVGVKLDMAKAFDRMEWYFLHQIMSHLGFSQKWCQIINKCISTGKISILINGNPMEFFSPTRGLRQGDSISPYLFILYMEGFSRLLSNAANQKIIKPVIPTKTGPAISHLLFADDCILFTKANERSINNLKELIHKFTSSSGQMVNLEKSSVFFRKNLNEDDCNNIINWLQMKKMDEKEKYLGTLLQTPRSKDKFFDNAVNQMDCMLQTWQGKLTSQAGRTTHIQASLSTKANYQMGLFEVPEKTITRMERIQRNYFWSKKNAKGGNNKSWSKINKPKRNGGLGLKDLKVVNHTLLAKLAWRLIHEKEAMWYKVLEARYFKGKDLLLDNTAKKRSSWIWLNIQTGLEIIKKYYIWEIGDGTSVKAQMHRCYPNSEDVNPEAASSTQQIHNNIMVADLISQDTRTWNVSKLNNHFNSSQVQQIRNIRIPSSALHQSKKNHNTVKEWIISWFADENSLEATNNLLAKLAPYGIYGKQDVRKNCISQHENWKKPPYDWIKINIDASFVSQNTNAGFALIIRNSAGGFLAAMAFSARARDVNQAESLVLLRALQWVQEMNLKNVIIEGDNRSVIECCNSSVEGFKWEDQNVIIDCQKILQNLESCLKRYGNSVADKLAKFARTSIRFQVWREDPPNIIASILEMESKN from the exons ATGCCGACCACTCCGCATTTGAAGACTCGTCTTCCTATTAAAGTTGTTGCTAGCTTTGCAGCAGCACTTGTAGTGATTCTGCTCACCTTGTTCAGGCTAAATTTAAAAATTATG GGCCAACATGATGAGCTTGAAGAGAAGCTTTTTGAGGAGAGGGCTGCTCTTGAAAATAAATACCAGAAGCTTTATGAAACACTTTTCCCCAAG AGAAAGGAGTACCACAACAATAGCATAAATCAAGGGCTTGTTCTTTATTACAAAACCAAA CTTCAAGTTGGTCTAGTTGTTGTTATGCTTGAAGACTTACTCCAGATTTTCTTATTTAAGTCCTTAGCTGGCGTAACTGCCTCG ACAGCTTATGTACCAGTCAGGAACATTCATGATAATGTCATTATTGCTCATGAGATGATGCAATATATGAAGACAACAAAAGCTACTCAAGGTGTGGTGGGGGTCAAGCTAGATATGGCAAAGGCCTTTGATAGAATGGAGTGGTATTTTCTGCATCAAATTATGAGTCATTTGGGGTTTTCTCAGAAATGGTGTCAGATAATCAACAAGTGTATCAGTACTGGAAAAATCTCTATTCTTATAAATGGGAATCCAATGGAATTTTTCTCTCCAACAAGAGGGCTAAGGCAGGGTGATTCTATATCTCCTTACTTGTTTATTTTGTACATGGAAGGTTTCAGTAGATTGCTTTCAAATGCTGCTAATCAGAAAATCATAAAACCAGTGATCCCAACAAAAACAGGGCCAGCAATTTCACATTTACtgtttgcagatgactgcattcTTTTTACAAAGGCTAATGAAAGATCTATAAATAATCTCAAGGAGCTAATTCACAAGTTTACTTCTTCTTCTGGTCAGATGGTCAACTTAGAAAAATCAAGTGTGTTCTTCAGAAAGAATCTCAATGAAGATGATTGTAACAACATTATCAATTGgttacaaatgaagaaaatggatGAAAAAGAAAAGTATTTGGGAACTCTTCTACAAACTCCCAGAAGCAAAGATAAGTTTTTTGACAATGCAGTTAATCAGATGGATTGTATGCTACAAACATGGCAAGGGAAACTTACCTCACAAGCTGGCAGAACAACTCATATACAAGCTTCTCTCAGCACTAAAGCAAATTACCAAATGGGTTTATTTGAAGTTCCAGAAAAAACAATAACTAGAATGGAAAGAATCCAAAGAAACTATTTCTGGAGCAAAAAGAATGCAAAAGGAGGCAACAACAAATCTTGGAGTAAAATAAACAAACCAAAAAGAAATGGAGGTTTGGGTCTGAAAGACTTGAAGGTGGTGAATCATACACTCCTAGCTAAACTGGCTTGGAGACTCATACATGAAAAAGAAGCCATGTGGTACAAAGTGTTAGAGGCAAGATATTTCAAGGGCAAGGATCTTCTGTTAGATAATACAGCAAAAAAGAGAAGTTCTTGGATATGGCTGAATATTCAGACAGGGCTAGAAATTATCAAGAAGTATTACATATGGGAAATTGGTGATGGTACTTCAGTGAAAGCTCAGATGCATAGATGTTATCCAAATTCTGAAGATGTGAACCCTGAAGCTGCTTCTTCCACTCAACAAATACACAACAACATAATGGTGGCTGATTTAATCTCTCAAGATACTAGAACTTGGAATGTCAGCAAGCTCAACAATCATTTCAATAGTTCTCAAGTGCAACAAATCAGAAATATCAGAATTCCTAGCTCTG CCCTGCATCAATCCAAGAAGAATCACAATACTGTCAAAGAGTGGATTATCTCCTGGTTTGCTGATGAAAACTCTCTAGAAGCTACTAATAATCTTCTGGCAAAGCTTGCACCATATGGCATATATGGAAAGCAAGATGTGAGAAA GAATTGCATTAGTCAGCATGAAAATTGGAAGAAACCACCATATGACTGGATAAAAATCAACATAGATGCATCTTTTGTTTCTCAGAATACTAATGCAGGCTTTGCTTTAATAATTCGTAATTCTGCAGGGGGATTCTTGGCAGCAATGGCATTCTCAGCAAGAGCCAGAGATGTAAATCAAGCTGAATCCTTAGTTCTGCTAAGAGCTTTGCAATGGGTGCAGGAAATGAATCTCAAGAATGTTATCATAGAAGGAGATAATAGGTCAGTCATTGAGTGTTGTAATAGTAGTGTAGAAGGCTTTAAATGGGAGGATCAAAATGTTATCATTGATTGTCAAAAAATCCTCCAAAATTTAGAGTCTTGTCTGAAAAGGTATGGTAACAGTGTAGCAGATAAGCTAGCTAAGTTTGCTAGAACTAGCATTAGATTTCAGGTTTGGAGAGAAGATCCTCCAAATATTATAGCTAGTATCCTAGAAATGGAAAGCAAGAATTAG